Proteins encoded in a region of the Epinephelus lanceolatus isolate andai-2023 chromosome 20, ASM4190304v1, whole genome shotgun sequence genome:
- the nrros gene encoding transforming growth factor beta activator LRRC33, producing the protein MPVHRLTPILLCLLPMLGILTPGSSHPQHSRCQLIQRTALCNNGKLSFVPAGLPDSLEELQLNYNHIQTLQNSSLRYPALTTLSLACNSLEKLEPNTFQDSKLIESLNLANNNLHIGYQETSLALRTLPRLRALDLSENELTDEMAATLLQNLTSLEYLNLSGNFLMRLDETSFRDLHQLKELDLQRNSMYEIDGAFDSNPKLQRLNLAFNSLLCLIDFHMAQLVVLNASHNYIEWFISRPDLNDTFQLETLDLSHNKLLFFPFLPNDNHLRNLYLSHNSIRFYEHLADNNTYPNSTTTVEFYNMKKYTGNVTAQLWDDSLHGDISSLEILDLRGNQVEYFPQGFIQKMPVLSRLQMCTNCLETLDLTSEQFPGSLYELDISNNRLNQIVADRGTLITLGNLTYLNLSLNALEELPLGFFSSLPSLRSADLSYNIIDICPAEEAETSTDTSSGCADWTNSVSLTQLYLKGCNLQRIPSSAFAGLSLTHLELSDNPGVIVDESIQSLSRTLQHLGLGNTHIQDFDFSHFQNLKYLNISQNSLAHLPPSLLKLELKVLDLRDNRLSTIPSGHVNALAPKLHTVFLTGNPFNCCQTEWFRTFESTKTINIVGQSDIECEDLIQTTHRIEHSQSFLCLEMGGESVLWYILLFLPICLSFVGISVIVLLTFKPSIIQKSIKKKCLKPTSY; encoded by the exons ATGCCAGTCCACAGACTCACTCCCATCCTGCTGTGCTTGTTACCCATGTTGGGAATCCTGACGCCGGGCTCGAGTCATCCACAGCACAGCCGATGCCAGCTG ATACAAAGAACGGCTCTCTGCAACAATGGCAAGCTTTCCTTTGTGCCTGCAGGACTGCCAGACAGCCTAGAGGAGCTTCAGCTCAACTACAATCACATTCAAACACTACAGAACAGCTCTCTCCGTTACCCTGCACTAACCACCCTGAGCTTAGCATGTAATAGTTTGGAGAAGTTAGAACCAAACACTTTTCAAGACTCAAAGTTGATAGAAAGCCTTAATTTAGCAAATAACAATCTTCATATTGGCTACCAAGAAACCAGCCTCGCGCTCAGGACTCTGCCCAGGCTCAGAGCTCTGGATCTCTCTGAGAATGAGCTCACTGACGAAATGGCCGCCACTCTCCTCCAAAATCTGACCTCCCTGGAGTACCTTAATCTTTCTGGAAACTTCTTGATGAGACTAGATGAGACGTCGTTCAGGGATCTTCACCAACTCAAAGAGCTCGACCTACAGAGAAACAGCATGTATGAGATCGATGGTGCCTTCGACAGCAACCCCAAGCTCCAGAGACTAAACTTGGCCTTCAACTCTCTGCTTTGCCTAATAGACTTCCACATGGCCCAGCTTGTGGTCCTCAACGCCAGCCACAACTACATTGAGTGGTTCATCTCCAGGCCAGACCTTAACGACACTTTCCAGCTAGAGACACTTGATCTATCACATAACAAACTGCTTTTCTTCCCTTTCCTGCCTAATGACAACCACTTGCGCAATCTTTACCTATCCCACAACAGCATTAGGTTTTACGAACACTTGGCAGACAATAACACATACCCGAACTCGACTACAACTGTTGAGTTCTACAATATGAAGAAGTACACAGGCAACGTGACGGCTCAGCTGTGGGACGACAGCCTTCATGGTGACATCTCCTCTTTGGAGATTTTGGATCTAAGAGGAAACCAGGTGGAGTACTTTCCTCAAGGATTCATCCAGAAAATGCCTGTCCTGTCCAGACTTCAAATGTGCACGAACTGCCTGGAAACCTTAGATCTCACATCAGAGCAGTTCCCTGGCAGCTTGTATGAGTTGGACATTAGCAACAACAGGCTGAACCAGATTGTAGCAGATAGGGGTACGCTGATCACTCTTGGTAATCTGACGTACCTTAACCTTAGCCTTAACGCTCTCGAGGAGTTACCCTTGGGATTTTTTTCCTCGTTGCCAAGCCTCAGGTCAGCGGATCTCAGTTACAACATCATTGACATTTGTCCTGCTGAGGAGGCTGAAACCAGTACAGACACTAGCTCTGGTTGCGCAGATTGGACAAACAGTGTATCTCTAACGCAGCTTTATCTTAAAGGATGCAACCTTCAAAGAATTCCATCGTCTGCATTTGCTGGGTTGTCTTTAACGCACTTGGAACTGTCCGACAACCCTGGAGTCATTGTCGATGAATCAATACAAAGTCTCAGCAGAACGTTACAGCATCTAGGTTTAGGAAACACTCACATACAAGACTTTGACTTCTCCCATTTCCAAAATTTGAAGTATTTAAACATTTCACAGAACTCTCTTGCCCACCTCCCCCCTTCACTTCTAAAACTTGAACTGAAAGTGCTGGATTTGAGGGACAACAGACTGTCCACTATTCCCTCAGGTCACGTCAACGCATTAGCCCCGAAACTGCACACTGTCTTCCTCACAGGAAATCCGTTCAACTGCTGCCAAACCGAGTGGTTCAGGACATTTGAATCAACAAAGACAATCAATATAGTCGGACAATCAGACATCGAGTGTGAGGATCTCATCCAAACGACACACAGAATAGAGCACTCTcagtcatttttgtgtttggAGATGGGCGGGGAATCTGTACTCTGGTACATTCTGCTTTTTTTACCCATCTGTCTTTCATTCGTGGGCATTTCGGTTATTGTTCTCCTCACATTTAAGCCCTCAATAATACAAAAGTCAATCAAAAAGAAGTGCTTGAAGCCGACGTCTTACTGA